TGTGATGGTTTTACCTTTTTCTATAAACTCTTCTGCCCCTTTTCTTGACCAAACCAAACCTAATCCTAAAATAGGAAAGTAATAAGCGTGCCATAAAGTATGCTGATGAAATTGGGTAATGTCCTGCGCAAGTTTCTTTTTCTTAGCGGCAATATTAACTAAATACCATTCTAGATTATTATTAGTGTATAGAAAATCTAATAACTGGCTGGTAATAACTTTGAAATCAGAGGAGAGTTGCATATCGTCTTCTAAAACTACCAAAAATTCTGCATCAGTCTGTAAAAAGCTGACGGCACAATTGTAATGACTGAGGTAACAACCAATCTCGGAATTTAGTAAACTACGTCCCAAAATACTGCGCGCCTGCGCATCATCATAGCGCTCAAAATCTGCTAAGTTTTTTCCGCGACCATCAAATGCTGGGAACCTTTCGAATGGCCAATCTATCTGATCAAGTTGCTGCTTGGCATTTTCTAAGCGTTTATGA
This sequence is a window from Psychrobacter jeotgali. Protein-coding genes within it:
- a CDS encoding glycosyltransferase family 25 protein, encoding MKVLTYLINLDGSHKRLENAKQQLDQIDWPFERFPAFDGRGKNLADFERYDDAQARSILGRSLLNSEIGCYLSHYNCAVSFLQTDAEFLVVLEDDMQLSSDFKVITSQLLDFLYTNNNLEWYLVNIAAKKKKLAQDITQFHQHTLWHAYYFPILGLGLVWSRKGAEEFIEKGKTITMPVDVFFQGWLSANGKGLGVWPALVHPADLDSDIWSEATAKNIARKDLENRDWSYGLKKKTRMLKNKSLALKHLSSTK